In Solanum lycopersicum chromosome 5, SLM_r2.1, the following are encoded in one genomic region:
- the LOC101243784 gene encoding Probable NAD(P)H dehydrogenase subunit CRR3, chloroplastic, which yields MVGVKCMCMSMSTIFASSSLPPTDPNLKPPFLKTQTRVERKLSVAEIERAIGAGIFKDRDTTRSAKENKTLFDSILSNSVGENEGDVEKKLRQTGEWLIHKTQNASASTGKQILVVVFQWILPMWIIAFLLASGILNLPFLDDLLL from the exons ATGGTTGGAGTAAAGTGTATGTGTATGTCCATGTCCACAATTTTTGCATCTTCATCTCTACCACCTACTGACCCTAACTTAAAACCTCCATTCCTCAAAACCCAAACAAGAGTTGAAAGGAAACTCTCAGTTGCAGAGATAGAAAGAGCCATTGGTGCTGGCATTTTTAAAGATAGAGATACCACCAG GAGTGCAAAGGAGAATAAAACATTGTTTGACTCAATTTTGTCCAATTCTGTTGGGGAGAATGAAGGGGATGTTGAGAAGAAGCTAAGACAAACTGGTGAATGGCTTATTCATAAAACTCAAAACGCATCTGCCTCTACtg GAAAACAGATTTTAGTTGTTGTCTTTCAATGGATTCTACCAATGTGGATTATTGCATTTCTTCTTGCTTCTGGGATCCTCAACCTACCATTTCTTGATGACTTGCTTTTGTAA